Genomic DNA from Caloranaerobacter ferrireducens:
TTTTGGTTTATATTTTTGTTATTACTTTATTATGTTTATTATGGATAGATTCATTTTTTTGTAGGAGATTAATAGTAACATCTGAAGGAATAGGTTATTTAGATTTGTTTAAAAATATAACCTTTTTTACGCCTTGGGAGAAAATAGAAAATTTTAAAATAGAAGGATCAAAACTGACATTATATGTGTTAGGATTAAGAAAGAAAAAAATATATTATTTTGATATTTCAAAGCAAGAGAAAAAACAGTTGGAGAATATCATATTGAAGAATATTAAAAGTTTTATCTGATTATAGAGAAGGAATGAGGTAAATTGATTATAACTTTAATAGTTATAATAACATTGTTGTTTATATATAGAAAGTATAAAGAGGAAGATGAAGGAGTACCAGTTAAAGGCTATGCTTTTTGATTTTTTGGTTGTAATAGAAATAGTGAAAGTAATTATAAAGGGTTTGATAATAGAGTTTATATTTTTAAATGAGTGAATTCTAAAGCTGCTATTTATGTTTTAGTGATAATCTTACAAGTTATGGAGGAGAAAAATGAAAAAACAGTTTTATATTGTAGTATTAAGTATTATAGTTTTTTTCGCGTTTTTATCTTTAACTGATAAAAAGAAAATAGAAATAGACAGTAATCAAGAATATTTTAAAATGATTAAAGAAATATCTTTAGATAATATTGAAGAAATTCAGATAATTAACGAACAACAACAAAACCGAAGTATAAAAGTAGTTAATGAAAATGAAAATAAGAAAAAGGTTTTAGAATTAATTAATTCTTTAAATCTAGAGAATTTAGAAGGGAACAAAAGTGATTTTGAAAGGGAAAATGCTTTATACCAAATACGGATAATAGAAAAGAATTATTATCCCCAAGGATCAATATATATTTTCCCTTATTCTATATGGTATAAAGGTAAATCGTATTATTTAACAACTGATATAGGAAGTAAATTTCAAAAAATATATTATAAAATTGATACAAAATAAGATAGATAATTGATTAGGGGGGGATAGGTTTGAAAAAGAAAAAATATACAGGGATACTTATATTAATAGCTTTAGAGTTGATTACTTATTTCTGGAATGGTGGAGTGAAAGATTTAGAATCATTTTTTATGATATGGGCATTTATTTCGGGTGCATTTCTTGGCTATGTTTTCTTTGGAAGACCTAATACTGATTTGTCTAAAGGTGCTTTAATGAGTACTTTTATAGAAAAAATGGGACAATCAACGGGAAGTGTATCTGGAAATGTAAAGAGGAAGTTATATGATAATACTTTATACATAGTTTTTGGATTATTCTTTTTATTAAACTTAGCAGGGCTTATAATCATAACTTTGATAAAATTATAACAATATCTTCAATTTAAATAAACTGAGGAAGATTTTGTTGAAATCCATTATTTTAAAGTTATAGAGTTTAATTTGTCTATGGAACAGGTAAAGTTTTGTTAAATTAGATTTGAATGTTTGAAGCTAAGGGGGCTTTATGAATAAAAATGAAAGCTTTTTTTAAAAAAGAAGGTAAATTGATTTATATAAAACAACCTGAATTTTATGAACTAGATTATGTAAGTGAATTATGGTCTGATGAAAATACAATGAAAGATGTTGGTGGAGTAGTATCATTTCCAAAAGAAAGGAGAAAAGATTGGTATAAAAGAATGGTAAAACCGACAGATGGGAAGAATTTCTACTGTCTAATATATAACTTTCAAAACCAACCAGTTGGTGAAGTGAGCTTTCATAGATATGATGATGATAGTAAAACTGCAGAATTTAATATTAAAATTCAAAGTAGATTTAGAGGTAGAGGATATGCGAAAGAAGCTATGAAACTTATGCTTCAATATTATTTTTATGAATTTAATGGACAAGTTATGCTTGATAATGTAACAAGTATTAGTGGACAACAAGCTTTGAGTAATTTCGGATTTGAAATAGTATTAAAAACAGATAACAGTATTCTCTTTAAAATGACAAAGGAAAGATTTAAAAATATTTATGGTTAATAAAATAATTTGCTTGATTTAAAAAAATTAATATAAAAATAATGCCGATAAACTATGTGTTTGATATGATTACATATAGATTATCGGCAATTTTGATATATTTACTTGTTAAATTAAATTTTTTAAATTTTTGCTTAAGATAAATCTTTTTTAATTTTCTTCATACCAAAATAAGAAATAATCCAATAGATAATTATTATAAAGAAATAACTTACTGTAACCGTGATAATACTTGTCAAACCTTCTGTTAGATTTGTTATATTGTTAGAGAGTATTCCTATTATTAAAGAAACTATAACTAAAGTAATGTATATTCTAATTAAGATACTTTTTAATCTAACAGATAATATCCCATCATAGTAAAGGTTAGCACCAATATATAAGATAGCTGTAATAGCAATAATGAATTGTAAATCTCTAAAATCTTTTGGGCTTTGACCTAAAATGAATCTTCTGTAAATCATAGCTGATAAAATAAGCCATATTGTAATAGCAAACATTTTTGAACCTATTTCATGGTAAATTTTTTCGGTTCTTTCATCTTTTACAATTAGTTTTTTGAACATATTATTTTTCACCTCCTATCCAAAATAAATCGTCTAATCCTTTATCCAGTACTTTAGCAATTTTTAAACATAATTTAAGGGTTGGATTATATTTTCCTTTTTCGATTAATCCAATAGTTTGTCTTGTAACTCCAACCAGTTCTGCAAGTTGTTCTTGTGTTAAGTTTTTTTCTATTCTTGCTAATTTTAATTTGTTCTTGATAATTATGTCTTTCATATATTTCACCCTTTAAACTACCTGATTCTAGACATATTGTAATAAATAACCAAACAAATGTCAACTATAAATTACAAAAAGACAAATATAAATTACATACAATATTATATGCAGAAATAAAAAATGTATTTAAAAAAGAATAGACAAAAATTTTATTACAATAAAAAATATATAATCTTAGAGGAATTTGACATTTGACGGAGAAGTAAAAAATGTTTCATTATATAAAACGTTAGCAAACAGGAGAAATATGTAAAGTTTACAATTATTAAAAACAGTCATAGAACTAAACGATAAATTAATATAGATGAGGTTTTAAGTAATTATGCTTTGGAGAAAGAAAAAAATGAGAATAGTTACAAGTAGTAACGCAGAGTTGTGTGTTAAAATTTTTGGAAAAGTTTGAGAAATTAAATAAAATACGAATGAATAAGATATATTATTTTGATATAATGCAATTGAAGACACAGATGAAAAATAGTGGTAACTATAATATAGGATATAACTGAAGTGTTATTCGTTTAAGAGAATAGCTTTTTATGATAGGATTGAATTATAAGAAAGGAAAATGAAAAGATGACAAGAAAAAGGGCTCAAGCTATTATTATTCGTAATAATGAAGTACTTTTTGGTTATGGAAAAATTGGAACTAGGTTTGGTCATTTTTTTATCGGAGGTGGAATAGAAAGAGGAGAAACCCCTAATGAGGCTGTTCTTCGTGAGATTAGAGAGGAAACTAACACTCATGGAAAAATAATTTTTCAATTTAGTAAAGAAATTAAGAATAATGAATATACGTTTTTAGTTGATATTGGGGAACAAAGTTGTGAATTAGGATATGACCCTGAAGATGAAAGCTTTCCAGAAGAAGAAAAGAATCTTCAAAGCCTTATTTGGATACCATTAAATAAAAAAGCAAAGTTTACCTCTATAGATATAGAATATTTCAGAGTACTTGTTAACGAGTGCAAAGAAAGAGGATATAAACCTAGTTGGATCGGGTTAATTGAAGAATTAGTGACAGATTAGAAAGTTTAGTTACTATACCTAAAATTATTCTAAGAGAGAGGATGGAATAACTGTATATTATTATGTTTGAAAGGATGAGAGTAGTGCTTGAAGTAAAGTTTTATGATTGCGATAAATTTGAAGAAAATAAACTTATTTTTGCAGTTGTAATGGCTAGATATAATGACAAATGGATTGTAGTAAGACATAAAGAAAGAAATACTTGGGAAATACCTGGTGGACATATCGAACCCTCAGAAGGTGTACAAGCTGCAGCATCAAGAGAGCTTTTTGAAGAAACAGGAGCAATAGATTTTACAATTTATCCAGTCAATGTATATTCGGTAAATAATGGAGAGCAAGAGACGTATGGACAACTATTTTATGCAGAAGTTAGAGAGCTTGGAAAATTGCCTCAAACAGAAATAGCAGAAATAAAATTAGTAGATGAATTGCCAGAGAATTTAACATATCCATTGATACAACCAATTTTAGCAAAAAGAGTACAGGAGTATATAGAAAGAAATAATGTTAAAAAACATAATGCTGAGGAATAACCTCAGCATTTTAAGTGAATTTCTTCATTTCTATTTTATTCTGTTTTAAAATTCCAGAGACTTGTCTTGCAAGTTCACTATCAGATTTAAAAGTTAACTTACCTTGTTCAAGTATTAAGTAAAGGTCTATATAATCTGGGAAAATAAAATAGTTTTCAATGTCATTATAGCTATAATATCCAGAATCATTGTGTACTTGAGTTCCGTAAACAATAGGCAAACCTATTCTTATATCAAACCCTGTTATTAAAATCCCATTTCTAAGGAAATAAATTTTGATTGTTTTATTAGATAGCCTTAGTAAGACTTCTATAAGTACTAAAGTTATTACAAATAAAACAACTCTTATTATAATCATTTTAGCAGATATTGGGTTTCTGAATATTGGTACAAAGTATATTAATGCTACTAAGAGATAATACCAAAGTCTTTCATTTAAATTAAACTTGTCTATGTTAACAGATAATAGGACTGCGCTGTTTTTTAATATTCTTTTATTGTATGCATATCTTAGCAAACCTTGGAAAGAACCGAAAAACAGTAACGCTATAGTAAGCAAAATTGGGAACACAACATTATTTACTACGTTTTCACTTAAATTAGAGATGTAAGGCATAATTATTCTGGAGACGATTGATATGAACATTATAGTCGAAAAGAAAGCCATTATGAAATTTGTAGTTTTTTTTGTATTTGACATAAAAATTTCCTCCTTTGTACATTCTCAGATGTAGCTGTAAATTCCACTGTATTAATTATATACAAATTTCAAAATAACCGCAATTGTGGTATATTATAAATAATTAATGTATAGATTGTGGAAGGTGATTTGGTTTGTTTAATATAGATGAAGAATTAAAAAAACTTCCAGATAAACCTGGTGTATACTTAATGAAGAATGAAAACGGACAGATTATATATGTTGGGAAGGCTGTTAATCTTAAAAAGAGAGTTAGACAGTACTTTCAGGCATCAAGTTCTAAGACACCAAAAGTTAAGGCAATGGTAAAAAGTATTGTTGAATTTGAATATATAATAACTGATAATGAATTAGAGGCTCTTATTTTAGAGTGTAATCTCATAAAAAAGCATAAGCCTAAATATAATATACTTTTAAGAGATGATAAACAATATCCGTATATAAAGGTTACAACTAATGAGAAATTTCCTAGAGTTATTAAGGTTAGAAAGATTGAAAAAGATAAGGCTAAGTATTTTGGACCATATACTAGTACATCTGCTGTAAATGATACGCTTGAAATTATTAGAAATATATATCCCTTAAGAAGTTGTAGGAAGAATTTAGATAACATTAAAAAGAAAGAGAGGCCCTGTCTAAATTATTTTATAGGTAGATGTTTAGGTCCTTGCCAAGGTAATGTAGATGAAAAGGAATATATGGAAATGATACATGAAGTTTTATTATTTCTTGGGGGCAAAGAAGATAAGTTAATACATTTGATAGAAGAAAAAATGAAAAATGCAGCTAAACAGCTAGATTTTGAGAATGCAGCCAAATATAGAGATCAATTAAACTCGATAAAGCATATACTAGAAAAGCAGAAGGTAGTTTCTTCTACTTTAATTGACCAAGATATTATAGGAATGGCTAGAGGAATAGAGGATGTGTGCATACAAGTATTTTTTGTGCGTGGAGGGAAATTAGTCGGTAGAGAACATTTTATTTTAACAGATACATCTGAAATGGCACGCGGTGAAATATTGAGTTCGTTTGTAAAACAATTTTATATGAATTCATCTTTTATTCCTAAAGAGATTTTAGTAGAAGAGGAAATACAAGATAAAGAGTTAATAAATAGATGGCTGAGCCAAAAACGAGGCTCTAAAGTTCAAATAAAAGTACCGGTTAGAGGCGAAAAGAACTTATTAATGGAAATGGTAAGAAAAAATGCTATGGAAACATTAGAAAACCAAAGTGAAAGAATCAAAAGGAAAATTCAGCTAGATAGAGCTGCTCTTGATGAATTAGCTAATTTATTAGGGTTAGATAAAATACCAGAAAGAATTGAAGCTTTTGATATTTCTAATATTCAAGGAGTAGAATCCGTAGGTTCGATGGTAGTTTTTCAAGAAGGTCAGCCTAGAAAAAGTGATTATAGAAGATTTAAAATTAAGTCAGTATCAGGACCTAATGATTATGGAAGCATGGAGGAGATAATTTATAGAAGGTTTGAAAGAGGAATAAATGAAAGAGAATTTATAAAAGATAATAAAGTAGATTTAGGGAACTTTTCTATATTTCCTGATTTAATAATGGTTGACGGAGGAAAAGGTCAGGTTAATGCAGCAAAAAAAGTTATCAAGCAATTTAATTTAAATATTACAGTATGTGGTCTGGTTAAGGATGACTTTCATAGAACTAGAGGAGTAATATATGAAAATAAAGAGATAAACATACCAAAAGATTCTAATTGTTTTAAGCTGATTACAAGAATACAAGATGAAGCTCATAGATTTGCAATTAGTTATCACAGAAGCTTAAGAAATAAAAAACTTTTCAAATCTCAGTTAGATTCTATAAAAGGTATTGGTGAAAAAAGAAAAAAAGCTTTACTTAAATCGTTTGGTTCAATAGAAAAAATTAAAAATGCTTCTATAGAAGAGTTAAAATCAGTAGAGGGAATGAATATTAAAGCAGCTGAAGCGGTGTATAATTATTTTAGAAAGTCAAAAGAGTAAACTTAATAACAGTTGTAACAGTTAATATTATTTACTTAGTTGTTGTAAAAGTATATAATATGTACTAAAAAGGGGGGTGCTTTTTTGGTGAAAAAATTATTTTTATCTTCAACTGATAAGAAGTTAGCAGGAGTTTGTGGTGGAATAGCAGAGTACTTTCAAATAGATTCAACAATAGTTAGATTAGCATGGGTTTTGCTGACTATATTTAGTATGGGAATTGGCGGAGTTATAGCTTATATCATAGCTGCATTAATTATACCATCAAAAGATTTTTAGTTTTATTATAATCCATAGGAAATTATATTCATTAAATTTTGGATAATTTCAGATATAATTTCCGTAATGGATTTCAACAAAATCTACTTTAATTTATTTAAATCGAAGATTTTGTTATATTTTTTAAGTTAAATGGGATAATATTTGTCCCATATGGCTAAAATCAACTCATAT
This window encodes:
- a CDS encoding GNAT family N-acetyltransferase; its protein translation is MKAFFKKEGKLIYIKQPEFYELDYVSELWSDENTMKDVGGVVSFPKERRKDWYKRMVKPTDGKNFYCLIYNFQNQPVGEVSFHRYDDDSKTAEFNIKIQSRFRGRGYAKEAMKLMLQYYFYEFNGQVMLDNVTSISGQQALSNFGFEIVLKTDNSILFKMTKERFKNIYG
- a CDS encoding DUF6773 family protein — translated: MFKKLIVKDERTEKIYHEIGSKMFAITIWLILSAMIYRRFILGQSPKDFRDLQFIIAITAILYIGANLYYDGILSVRLKSILIRIYITLVIVSLIIGILSNNITNLTEGLTSIITVTVSYFFIIIIYWIISYFGMKKIKKDLS
- a CDS encoding helix-turn-helix transcriptional regulator, with amino-acid sequence MKDIIIKNKLKLARIEKNLTQEQLAELVGVTRQTIGLIEKGKYNPTLKLCLKIAKVLDKGLDDLFWIGGEK
- the uvrC gene encoding excinuclease ABC subunit UvrC, which encodes MFNIDEELKKLPDKPGVYLMKNENGQIIYVGKAVNLKKRVRQYFQASSSKTPKVKAMVKSIVEFEYIITDNELEALILECNLIKKHKPKYNILLRDDKQYPYIKVTTNEKFPRVIKVRKIEKDKAKYFGPYTSTSAVNDTLEIIRNIYPLRSCRKNLDNIKKKERPCLNYFIGRCLGPCQGNVDEKEYMEMIHEVLLFLGGKEDKLIHLIEEKMKNAAKQLDFENAAKYRDQLNSIKHILEKQKVVSSTLIDQDIIGMARGIEDVCIQVFFVRGGKLVGREHFILTDTSEMARGEILSSFVKQFYMNSSFIPKEILVEEEIQDKELINRWLSQKRGSKVQIKVPVRGEKNLLMEMVRKNAMETLENQSERIKRKIQLDRAALDELANLLGLDKIPERIEAFDISNIQGVESVGSMVVFQEGQPRKSDYRRFKIKSVSGPNDYGSMEEIIYRRFERGINEREFIKDNKVDLGNFSIFPDLIMVDGGKGQVNAAKKVIKQFNLNITVCGLVKDDFHRTRGVIYENKEINIPKDSNCFKLITRIQDEAHRFAISYHRSLRNKKLFKSQLDSIKGIGEKRKKALLKSFGSIEKIKNASIEELKSVEGMNIKAAEAVYNYFRKSKE
- a CDS encoding PspC domain-containing protein — translated: MKKLFLSSTDKKLAGVCGGIAEYFQIDSTIVRLAWVLLTIFSMGIGGVIAYIIAALIIPSKDF
- a CDS encoding NUDIX domain-containing protein, translated to MTRKRAQAIIIRNNEVLFGYGKIGTRFGHFFIGGGIERGETPNEAVLREIREETNTHGKIIFQFSKEIKNNEYTFLVDIGEQSCELGYDPEDESFPEEEKNLQSLIWIPLNKKAKFTSIDIEYFRVLVNECKERGYKPSWIGLIEELVTD
- a CDS encoding NUDIX hydrolase, producing the protein MRVVLEVKFYDCDKFEENKLIFAVVMARYNDKWIVVRHKERNTWEIPGGHIEPSEGVQAAASRELFEETGAIDFTIYPVNVYSVNNGEQETYGQLFYAEVRELGKLPQTEIAEIKLVDELPENLTYPLIQPILAKRVQEYIERNNVKKHNAEE